The stretch of DNA GGGATTGCCCGTGACCATTTCCCGCTGCGCCCCCCCCGCCTCCCTTGTCTTGCTTCTGGCCAGTACCTCGCCGGCCCCTGCCGCCCAGACCATGCGGGCGGAGGTGAACGCCAAGTCCTACGCCATCGCGGCCGGACGCCACTTCGCGGTGGAAGCGGGGATGCGGATGTTCCGCGAAGGTGGCAACGCCTTCGACGCGGGGGTAGCGGCGGTGTTGGCGGCGAGCGTGAGCGAGATCCAGCTTTTCGGGTTCGGGGGCGAGGCCCCGGTCGTGCTCTACGATGCTCGCAGCCGGCGGGTCCTGGTCGTGAACGGCCAGGGAGTGGCCCCCGCCGAGGCCAAACCCGAGGTCTGGGCCGGTCAGCCCTACATTGACTTCCACGGCCCTCGCGCCGCCACCGTGCCCGCGGTGCTGGATTCGGTAACCATCGTCCTCACCCAGTTCGGCACCAAGCGCCTCTCCGAGGTTCTGGCCCCCGCCATCGAACTCGCGGACGGCTTTCCCATGTACGGCATCCTCCATGACGCCCTGGTCCGCGAACGCAAGAACTGCGAGCGCTATCCGTCGACCATGGCCGTTTACTACCCGAAAGGCCGGGTCCCCGAGATCGGCGAGATCTTTCGCCAGCCCGACCTGGCCCGCACGCTGCGCGCCATTGCCTCCGCGGAGGAGGCGGCGTTCAAGCGCTCGAAGGACCGGGCCAAGGCCATGGAGGCGGGACGCGCCGTTTTCTACCAGGGCGACGTCGCCCGGCGGCTGGTGAACGCGACCCGGGAGGGGGGCGGCCTCCTCTCCGCCGAGGACCTCGCCACCTTCCGGGGTCGGGTGGAGCCGCCGGCCAAGGCCACCTACCGGGGCTACGACGTTTACAAGGCCGGCTTCTGGACGCAGGGGCCGGTGATGCTCGAGACCCTCAATCTGCTCTCGGGATTTGACCTCCGGGCCATGGGCTTCCAATCCGCGGACTACCTCCACACGGTGACCGAGGCCATGAAGCTCGCCTTCGATGACCGCGACGCTTACTACGCGGACACCGACTTCGTACCCGTGCCCACCGAGGGGCTGCTCTCTACGGAATACGCGGCGTCGCGGCGAAACCTGATCGATCCCCGGGTGGCCTCGCATGCCCACCGGCCGGGCAGCCCGGGGGGGGCGAACCCGCCCGCCCTGGGGTCCACGCTCACCGGCCCCCCCTCGGGCGCCACCGGCGACACCACGGCCGTCAACGCGGTGGACGCCGCGGGCAACCTCTTCTCCGCAGTGGTCTCCGGGGCCTGGGTGCTGGACGGGGCCTTCATCGCCGGCGACACCGGTGTGCCCCTGTCCCAGCGCATGCAGCAGTTCAGCCTGGACCCCAAGAGCCCGAACGTGGTGGCCCCCAAGAAGCGGCCACGCATCACCCTCACCCCCACCATCCTCCTCAAGGACAACCGACCCTACCTCGCCCTCGCCACGCCCGGGGGCGACAGCCAAGACCAGCAGAACTTGAACGTGCTCCTGGCCCACATCGACTTTGGCCTCCGCATCCAGGAGGCGATCGAGGCGCCCCGCATCAACTCCGAGCACATGCGCCAGTCCTTCCGGGACCATCGAGAGCAGCCCGGGGTGCTCACCATCGAGAGCCGGGTGCCCTGGGATGTGCTGGAGGAGCTGCGCCGGCGCGGCCACGACCTGCGGATCGTGGGCCCCTTCCGCATGCCCACCGCGGTCACGGCGGTGGGAATCGATCCGCAGACGGGCACCCTCTTCGGGGGCGCGGACGTACGGGGAGAGCGGGCCATCGCCGGCTGGTAGATGGACTCTGCTGCCGACCAGGCCATCCGCGACTACCACTCCCTCCTTCGCGACGAGAAGGGCCTGGGTCAGGAGCTGGAGGAGCGCTTCTTCGACCGGATGCGCGACGCCAATCTGACCTTTGGCGGGCGCATGCTCTGCTCGTTCCCGCGGCCGAACTTCGTCTCTCCCGCCGTCTATGACCAGATCCGGGGGGTCTGCCGCGGGATCTTCCGGGCCATCGAAAAGGTGGAGGCCGCGCTCGGGCGCGACCTCTGGGACCGCGTGGATCTCACCGCCGAGGAGCGCGCGCTGGTCGCTCTCGACCCCGGCTACCGACGCTCCTCTCCCACCTCCCGCCTCGACTCCTTCCTCACCACCTCCGCTTACCAGTTCGTGGAGCTGAACGCGGAGACCCCAGCCGGGGCCGGCTACGCGGAGGTCCTGGCCGATGTCTTCCTGGAGCTGCCCATCCTCCGCAAGTTCCAGGAGCGTTACCGGCTCCGCCGCTTTGACACCCAGCAACGGCTGCTCGAGACCCTCCTCGCCTGCTATCGGGAGGCGGGGGGCGGGAAAGAGTGCCCCACCATCGCGATCGTGGACTACGACGATGTGCCCACCCGCACCGAGCACCACATGGCCAGAGAGTTCTTCGCGAGCCGCGGCCATTCCGCGCTCGTGTGTGACCCCCGCCAGCTCACCTATGAGGGAG from Vicinamibacteria bacterium encodes:
- a CDS encoding gamma-glutamyltransferase family protein, which encodes MTISRCAPPASLVLLLASTSPAPAAQTMRAEVNAKSYAIAAGRHFAVEAGMRMFREGGNAFDAGVAAVLAASVSEIQLFGFGGEAPVVLYDARSRRVLVVNGQGVAPAEAKPEVWAGQPYIDFHGPRAATVPAVLDSVTIVLTQFGTKRLSEVLAPAIELADGFPMYGILHDALVRERKNCERYPSTMAVYYPKGRVPEIGEIFRQPDLARTLRAIASAEEAAFKRSKDRAKAMEAGRAVFYQGDVARRLVNATREGGGLLSAEDLATFRGRVEPPAKATYRGYDVYKAGFWTQGPVMLETLNLLSGFDLRAMGFQSADYLHTVTEAMKLAFDDRDAYYADTDFVPVPTEGLLSTEYAASRRNLIDPRVASHAHRPGSPGGANPPALGSTLTGPPSGATGDTTAVNAVDAAGNLFSAVVSGAWVLDGAFIAGDTGVPLSQRMQQFSLDPKSPNVVAPKKRPRITLTPTILLKDNRPYLALATPGGDSQDQQNLNVLLAHIDFGLRIQEAIEAPRINSEHMRQSFRDHREQPGVLTIESRVPWDVLEELRRRGHDLRIVGPFRMPTAVTAVGIDPQTGTLFGGADVRGERAIAGW